One genomic segment of Sulfitobacter sp. HNIBRBA3233 includes these proteins:
- the mobQ gene encoding MobQ family relaxase, giving the protein MASYHLSVKTIKRSAGRSATAAAAYRVGERIECQREGRVHDYTRKQGIEETFILTPKDAPDWATDRSRLWNEVEASETRRNSVTAREWELALPSEISAEARSQITRDFAQELVSRYGVAVDVAIHAPHREGDQRNHHAHVLTSTRKLEAEGFTAKTRVLDSAKTGGVEIEQMRGLWAELQNRALERAGEVERVDHRSLEAQREAALERGDDLTAEELDRDPELKLGPAANSMERRAKAMAERQGREYKPVTERGAVVHAARQARAAFREMRARLELARETYGIEREAGQGRVSAGLAALRAATAKDRDRTPEDFRERLARVVGRSPDQDDTPKSEGRNYARERLKEIMEKDAGRDGQVAVHKLDGHSESELAGDTGREDRKPSVNERLKDVLNKPRERLEVEDERDQEKDQEVEKDRDIDRDPGLSH; this is encoded by the coding sequence ATGGCCAGCTACCACCTCTCGGTGAAAACGATCAAACGCAGCGCCGGGCGCTCTGCCACCGCAGCCGCGGCCTACCGTGTCGGGGAGCGCATAGAGTGCCAGCGCGAAGGACGCGTCCACGATTACACCCGCAAGCAGGGCATCGAGGAGACCTTCATTCTGACCCCGAAGGACGCGCCGGATTGGGCGACGGATCGGTCCCGCCTCTGGAACGAGGTCGAGGCCAGCGAGACCCGCCGCAACTCCGTCACCGCCCGCGAGTGGGAGCTGGCCCTGCCCTCCGAGATCAGCGCCGAGGCCCGGTCTCAAATCACCCGCGACTTCGCCCAAGAGCTGGTCAGCCGCTACGGCGTGGCCGTCGATGTGGCGATCCACGCGCCGCACCGGGAAGGCGATCAGCGAAACCATCACGCCCACGTCCTGACCTCCACCCGCAAGCTGGAAGCGGAGGGCTTCACGGCCAAAACTCGAGTGCTCGATTCCGCGAAAACCGGCGGCGTCGAGATCGAGCAGATGCGCGGCCTCTGGGCCGAGTTGCAGAACCGCGCGCTGGAGCGGGCAGGGGAGGTGGAGCGTGTCGATCACCGGTCGCTTGAGGCGCAGCGCGAGGCGGCGCTGGAACGGGGTGACGATCTGACGGCGGAGGAGCTGGACCGCGACCCTGAGCTGAAGCTGGGACCGGCGGCCAATTCTATGGAGCGGCGGGCAAAGGCGATGGCCGAGCGCCAGGGACGGGAATACAAACCCGTCACCGAACGTGGCGCTGTCGTCCATGCCGCCCGCCAGGCTCGTGCCGCGTTCCGCGAAATGCGCGCACGGCTGGAACTGGCGCGCGAGACCTATGGCATCGAGCGTGAGGCTGGGCAGGGTCGTGTCTCTGCTGGTCTGGCAGCGCTCAGGGCCGCGACGGCAAAAGATCGCGACCGCACCCCGGAGGATTTCCGGGAGCGGCTGGCGCGCGTTGTGGGCCGGTCACCGGACCAGGACGACACGCCCAAGTCGGAAGGCCGCAATTATGCGCGGGAGCGCCTGAAAGAGATCATGGAGAAGGACGCCGGGCGCGATGGTCAGGTGGCGGTTCACAAGCTGGACGGTCACAGCGAATCTGAGCTTGCAGGTGATACTGGGCGCGAGGACCGCAAGCCGTCAGTGAACGAGCGGCTCAAAGACGTGTTGAACAAGCCGCGTGAGCGGCTGGAAGTCGAAGACGAACGCGACCAAGAGAAGGATCAGGAGGTCGAGAAGGATCGGGACATCGACCGCGATCCGGGCCTCAGTCACTGA